The Metabacillus sediminilitoris genome window below encodes:
- the recQ gene encoding DNA helicase RecQ produces the protein MIQLAENKLNEYFGYSSFRKGQEEIIDNVLNGNDTLAIMPTGGGKSICYQIPALLMDGITIVISPLISLMKDQVDALTSVGISSTYINSSLSATELNERLTAVRAGVYKIIYIAPERLDSQVFHSFLLSMNVSMVAVDEAHCISQWGHDFRPSYRRIKELIYEFEQKPLVMALTATATREVTSDICQLLNISELNTFVTGFARENLTFNVIKGENKRDYITKYIKANPDQAGIIYASTRKEVDELYQYLKKSGLKVGKYHAGLSEQERSDQQDQFLFDRLDVMVATNAFGMGINKSNVRYVIHHNLPKNIEAYYQEAGRAGRDGEKSECIILFAGHDIQLQKFLIEQTTLSHDKKMHEYQKLQQMVDLCHTEKCIQSYIVEYFGENSPDSDCGKCINCRDTRSKIDVTTDALMVFSCIKRMNERFGKTLVAQVLKGSKNKRITQMGFEKLSTYSLMKHKTEKQIVDFIDFLIAEGYLSLTNAQYPVLELSNKARQVIVEKQQIYKKEQMIIQAIEANDTLFEKLKQVRRDLASKLAVPPYIIFSDSSLKDMSSKCPINEDEFLEVKGVAKAKLEKYGNDFLAVICEFMKVERKTPINSEANPTLQKVVSNKTASYLTTYECYQEGTSIKDICINRGLSEITVQNHLIRAASEGYPIQWSQIISDEEEALIIEKVYELGTEMLKPIKEALPDHINYFQIKATICKLQLESVKH, from the coding sequence ATGATACAACTGGCTGAGAATAAATTGAATGAATATTTTGGCTACTCTTCTTTTAGAAAAGGCCAAGAAGAAATAATAGACAACGTATTAAATGGAAATGATACTTTAGCAATTATGCCTACAGGTGGAGGGAAATCCATATGCTATCAGATTCCAGCATTACTAATGGATGGCATCACAATCGTTATTTCTCCACTTATCTCATTAATGAAGGATCAAGTAGATGCGCTAACGAGTGTTGGTATCTCATCTACCTATATTAATAGCAGTCTTTCTGCGACTGAATTAAATGAACGATTGACTGCAGTAAGAGCAGGTGTTTATAAAATTATTTATATTGCTCCAGAGCGTCTTGATTCTCAAGTTTTCCACTCGTTTCTTTTATCGATGAATGTATCGATGGTCGCGGTTGATGAAGCGCATTGTATTTCTCAATGGGGACATGATTTTCGACCAAGCTATCGTAGGATAAAAGAGTTGATTTATGAATTTGAGCAAAAGCCACTTGTTATGGCATTAACGGCTACTGCAACAAGGGAAGTTACTTCAGATATTTGTCAGCTATTAAATATCTCTGAATTAAATACTTTTGTAACTGGGTTTGCTCGCGAGAATTTAACGTTTAATGTAATAAAAGGTGAAAATAAACGAGATTATATAACGAAATATATTAAAGCAAATCCCGATCAGGCTGGTATTATCTATGCTTCTACACGAAAGGAAGTTGATGAGCTATATCAATACTTAAAAAAGAGCGGCTTAAAAGTTGGGAAATATCATGCTGGTTTATCAGAACAGGAACGATCAGATCAGCAGGATCAGTTTCTTTTTGATAGACTAGATGTCATGGTTGCAACAAATGCATTTGGAATGGGAATAAATAAGTCTAATGTGCGATATGTTATTCATCACAACCTCCCTAAAAATATTGAGGCTTACTATCAGGAAGCTGGTCGAGCTGGTCGTGATGGTGAAAAAAGTGAATGTATAATATTGTTTGCAGGTCATGATATTCAGCTTCAAAAGTTTTTAATTGAACAAACAACATTAAGTCATGATAAAAAAATGCACGAATATCAAAAGCTCCAACAGATGGTGGATCTCTGTCATACTGAAAAATGTATTCAATCATATATTGTAGAATATTTTGGAGAAAATTCCCCAGATTCGGATTGCGGGAAATGTATTAATTGTCGGGATACACGTTCAAAAATTGATGTTACAACAGATGCTTTAATGGTTTTTTCTTGTATCAAAAGAATGAATGAAAGATTTGGTAAAACACTTGTTGCACAAGTATTAAAAGGCTCAAAAAACAAACGTATAACACAAATGGGATTTGAAAAGCTTTCAACATATAGCTTAATGAAGCATAAAACGGAGAAACAAATTGTTGATTTTATTGATTTTCTAATTGCTGAAGGTTACTTATCCTTAACAAATGCTCAATATCCTGTTCTAGAGCTTAGTAATAAAGCTAGGCAAGTAATTGTTGAGAAACAGCAGATCTATAAGAAAGAACAAATGATAATTCAGGCAATTGAGGCAAATGATACTTTATTTGAAAAACTTAAGCAGGTGAGAAGAGATTTAGCCTCAAAGCTAGCAGTGCCGCCCTATATTATATTTTCAGATAGTAGTTTAAAAGATATGAGCAGTAAATGCCCAATAAATGAAGATGAATTTTTAGAAGTAAAGGGTGTTGCAAAGGCGAAGCTCGAAAAATATGGTAATGACTTTCTTGCAGTCATTTGTGAGTTTATGAAGGTGGAAAGAAAAACACCTATAAACAGTGAAGCTAATCCAACTTTACAAAAAGTTGTTTCAAATAAAACCGCTAGCTATCTCACTACCTATGAATGCTATCAGGAAGGAACTTCAATTAAAGATATTTGTATAAATAGGGGTTTATCAGAAATTACCGTACAAAACCATCTTATTCGTGCTGCAAGTGAAGGCTATCCAATCCAATGGTCACAAATCATTTCAGATGAAGAAGAGGCGCTTATCATTGAAAAAGTTTATGAGCTTGGAACGGAAATGTTAAAACCAATTAAAGAAGCACTTCCAGATCATATTAATTATTTTCAAATCAAGGCAACAATTTGTAAATTACAACTAGAGTCTGTTAAACATTAA
- a CDS encoding immune inhibitor A domain-containing protein: protein MFKMTASSLVVGGLLFSTYFPASSSVQAAVTVPESAPIDWNLVPDERLVNALKEKGIIAKNASPEQVKKTLKQYIEKKQGEKEKVDSEDHSSKKMNDKKSKDFLEKQKEKLTKQLNKGHKKIDKGNRNGYVKVNSAKQAPYNGGVRTDKVLVLLTEFDDFKHNNVIQEEGYMYADDFNREHYDKLMFGDKEFTLFNGEKVKTFKQYYEEQSGGSYTVDGTVSDWLTVPGKARDYGDDNPAGGHDNLDPEGPRDLVKDALNAAVASGINLAEYDQFDLYDLDSDGNQNEPDGLVDHLMIIHAGSGQEAGGGALGDDSIWSHRWTLDGVYPVTGTKAQVDYWGGSMGAFDYTIQPEDGAVGVFAHEFGHDLGLPDEYDTQYSGQGEPIASWSIMSGGSWNGKIAGTAPTSFSPQNKEFFQTTMGGNWANIVEVDYEDIDKNGIASYIDQSVTKSKNPGIVKVNLPQKDVKGIMPAFGEKYYYSTKGDDLHTLLTTPEFDLTNVTSATFQAKAFYEVEFDYDYVYVNAEIEGEDPVQLDVIGDENTSGGYESTLGKWSDITYDLTPYAGKKVKLVFEYVTDGGLAPNGFAIDELKVTADGTEIFTDNAEGDAKVSLDGFIVTNGYSKADNYYYLEWRNYAGSDKALAYSRDAVYNTGLVVWYADESFTDNWVGVHPGEGFLGVVDSHPEAVFGTLNGQKTVSQSTRYQIADAAFSYDETPKFYVDSPSRGAYNFVSLKGNRIFNDSIPYIDSNIKDAGRLVPTYGLKFEVIGEAKDNSAGAVWIHK from the coding sequence ATGTTTAAAATGACAGCAAGTTCACTTGTTGTGGGAGGGTTATTATTCAGTACATATTTTCCAGCTTCTTCAAGTGTACAAGCTGCAGTAACGGTTCCGGAATCAGCACCTATTGACTGGAATCTTGTACCTGATGAACGTTTGGTAAATGCATTAAAAGAAAAAGGTATCATCGCAAAAAATGCTTCGCCAGAGCAAGTGAAAAAGACCTTAAAACAATATATTGAGAAAAAGCAAGGTGAAAAGGAGAAAGTAGATTCAGAGGATCACTCAAGTAAAAAAATGAATGATAAGAAATCAAAGGATTTTTTAGAAAAACAAAAGGAAAAATTAACAAAGCAGCTAAATAAAGGGCATAAGAAAATTGATAAAGGCAATCGAAATGGATATGTAAAAGTAAATTCTGCAAAGCAAGCTCCATATAATGGTGGAGTTCGAACGGATAAGGTGCTAGTCTTGTTAACTGAATTTGATGATTTCAAACACAACAATGTCATACAGGAAGAAGGATATATGTATGCAGATGATTTTAACCGCGAACATTACGATAAATTAATGTTTGGTGATAAAGAATTTACTTTATTTAATGGTGAAAAGGTTAAAACATTTAAGCAATATTATGAAGAGCAATCAGGCGGAAGTTATACGGTAGATGGAACAGTTTCAGATTGGCTCACAGTACCTGGAAAAGCAAGAGACTACGGTGATGATAATCCTGCTGGCGGTCATGATAACTTAGATCCCGAAGGTCCGCGTGATCTTGTGAAAGATGCTTTAAATGCTGCTGTAGCATCAGGCATTAATTTAGCAGAATATGACCAATTTGACTTATATGATCTTGATAGTGATGGCAATCAAAATGAGCCTGATGGATTAGTTGATCATTTAATGATCATCCACGCTGGTTCTGGACAGGAAGCTGGCGGCGGAGCGTTAGGTGATGATTCAATATGGTCACATCGCTGGACATTAGATGGGGTCTATCCTGTAACAGGTACAAAAGCGCAAGTTGATTATTGGGGCGGCTCAATGGGTGCATTTGATTATACTATTCAGCCAGAAGATGGTGCTGTTGGTGTGTTTGCACATGAATTTGGCCATGACCTGGGTTTACCTGATGAATATGATACACAATATTCTGGACAGGGTGAACCGATTGCATCGTGGTCAATTATGAGTGGAGGCAGTTGGAATGGTAAAATCGCTGGAACAGCACCAACGAGTTTTTCACCGCAAAATAAAGAATTTTTCCAAACAACTATGGGTGGAAATTGGGCAAATATTGTAGAGGTTGACTATGAAGATATTGATAAAAATGGAATAGCCTCGTATATTGACCAAAGTGTAACGAAGTCTAAAAATCCTGGGATTGTGAAAGTGAATTTACCACAAAAAGATGTAAAAGGAATCATGCCTGCATTCGGTGAAAAGTACTATTACAGTACAAAAGGCGATGATCTTCACACATTATTAACTACTCCTGAATTTGATTTAACAAATGTTACATCTGCAACATTCCAGGCTAAGGCTTTTTATGAAGTTGAATTTGATTATGACTATGTGTATGTGAATGCTGAAATAGAAGGTGAAGATCCAGTGCAATTAGATGTCATTGGTGATGAAAATACATCAGGTGGCTATGAATCTACTCTAGGGAAATGGAGCGATATCACCTATGATCTTACTCCATATGCCGGCAAGAAAGTAAAACTTGTATTTGAATATGTTACAGACGGCGGATTAGCTCCAAATGGTTTTGCGATCGATGAGTTGAAAGTAACAGCTGATGGAACAGAAATTTTTACAGATAATGCAGAAGGTGATGCAAAAGTATCTTTAGATGGATTCATCGTCACAAATGGGTATTCTAAAGCGGACAACTACTATTATCTTGAATGGAGAAATTATGCAGGATCTGATAAAGCGCTTGCCTATTCAAGAGATGCTGTTTACAACACAGGATTAGTCGTTTGGTATGCTGATGAAAGTTTTACAGATAACTGGGTTGGTGTTCATCCAGGGGAGGGCTTTTTAGGTGTTGTAGACTCACATCCTGAAGCTGTTTTTGGAACATTGAATGGACAAAAGACGGTCTCTCAAAGTACACGCTATCAAATAGCTGATGCAGCTTTTTCATATGATGAAACTCCAAAATTTTATGTTGATTCACCATCTCGTGGTGCATATAACTTTGTAAGTTTGAAAGGGAACCGTATCTTTAATGATTCAATCCCATACATTGATTCTAATATTAAAGATGCTGGACGTCTTGTTCCAACATATGGTTTGAAATTTGAAGTAATCGGTGAAGCAAAAGACAATTCTGCTGGAGCGGTTTGGATCCATAAATAA
- the mreBH gene encoding rod-share determining protein MreBH: MLTNTEIGIDLGTANILVYSKNKGIVLNEPSVVAIDTVTKKVLAVGSEAKSMIGKTPGKIVAVRPLKDGVIADYDITTDMLKHIMKIASRKLGISMRKPTVVVCTPSGATSVERRAIQDAIRSSGAKQVHLIEEPVAAAIGADLPVDEPIANVIVDIGGGTTEVAIISFGGVVSCNSIRIGGDQLDEDIIQYIRKNYNLLIGERTAEDMKIEIGYALAKHEKVTMDIRGRDLVTGLPKTINVSSYEMQEAMRESLLHILEAIRATLEDCPPELSGDIVDRGVILTGGGALMNGIQDWLSEEIVVPVHIAPNPLEAVAIGTGRSLTVISKLLKAAK; the protein is encoded by the coding sequence ATGTTAACAAATACTGAAATTGGAATAGATTTAGGAACAGCAAATATATTGGTTTATAGTAAAAATAAAGGAATTGTTCTAAATGAACCCTCTGTGGTAGCGATCGATACTGTAACAAAAAAAGTTTTAGCGGTGGGATCTGAAGCAAAAAGTATGATTGGTAAGACGCCAGGTAAAATAGTTGCCGTTAGGCCACTAAAAGATGGTGTAATCGCAGATTACGATATTACAACAGACATGTTAAAACATATTATGAAGATTGCCTCTCGTAAACTAGGTATATCTATGCGTAAACCAACTGTTGTTGTTTGCACGCCATCAGGTGCTACATCTGTAGAAAGAAGAGCTATTCAAGACGCAATTAGAAGCTCAGGTGCAAAGCAAGTCCATTTAATTGAAGAACCGGTAGCAGCTGCGATTGGTGCAGATTTACCAGTTGATGAACCGATTGCCAATGTGATTGTTGATATTGGCGGGGGAACTACTGAAGTAGCAATCATTTCATTTGGTGGTGTCGTTTCATGCAATTCTATTCGAATTGGCGGTGACCAATTAGATGAAGATATCATTCAATATATTCGTAAAAATTACAATCTATTAATTGGTGAACGTACTGCTGAAGATATGAAAATAGAAATAGGCTACGCATTAGCTAAACATGAAAAAGTAACAATGGATATTCGCGGCCGTGACTTAGTAACAGGCTTACCGAAGACAATCAATGTGTCATCGTATGAAATGCAGGAAGCTATGAGAGAATCACTATTACACATTTTAGAAGCAATTCGTGCTACACTGGAAGATTGTCCACCTGAGCTTAGTGGCGATATTGTTGATCGAGGTGTCATTCTGACAGGTGGTGGAGCTTTAATGAATGGTATACAAGATTGGCTAAGTGAGGAAATTGTTGTTCCTGTCCATATTGCTCCAAACCCACTTGAAGCTGTCGCAATTGGTACAGGTAGATCTTTGACAGTTATCAGTAAATTATTAAAGGCTGCAAAATAA
- a CDS encoding protein YkpC (YkpC, a protein of only 43 or 44 amino acids, is found broadly in the genus Bacillus.), producing MKDLSRRIIISLTLAVIIMGGMSVSLANMPASSSNNKELVQVQGE from the coding sequence GTGAAGGATTTAAGCAGACGTATCATTATTAGTTTAACATTAGCAGTTATTATCATGGGAGGAATGAGTGTTTCCCTTGCAAATATGCCAGCGAGTTCATCAAACAATAAAGAATTAGTCCAAGTTCAAGGGGAATAA
- a CDS encoding acyl-CoA dehydrogenase family protein, producing MNFLDESFIKTPKQKEYLLKAAGLAAEFALTADQFDREGAFPFKHFDRLKEKGLLKLTIPQQYGGEGATLYEFLLVQEKIAQGDAATALSLGWHLGLLMHLNDTQKWKIDTYKKICKEIVSSNKLINSAATEPNSGSPARGGKPETIASKKDGKWVINGKKIFTSLAPALDYFIVPATIEETGEIGDFLIPRSQNGLAIEETWDTLGMRGTRSDDLILKDVKLPIEALVETKQKKEKPFAQGWLLHIPACYSGIAIAARNEAVEFSKTYQPTSLTHPIKDIPEVRRKVAEMDIKLMTARTHMYSIAEKWDSCPSGRAKLAYDLAIAKTIVTNMAVEVVDLAMRIVGGQSLFRSNALQRHYRDVRAGLHNPPSDDITMKIVADRAFQVD from the coding sequence GTGAACTTTTTGGATGAATCCTTTATAAAAACTCCAAAACAAAAGGAATACCTATTAAAGGCAGCTGGACTAGCAGCAGAATTTGCCTTAACAGCTGATCAGTTTGACCGTGAAGGTGCTTTTCCATTTAAGCATTTTGATCGATTAAAAGAAAAAGGGTTATTAAAGTTAACGATTCCACAGCAATATGGAGGTGAAGGTGCAACATTATATGAGTTTTTATTAGTACAAGAAAAAATTGCACAAGGTGATGCTGCAACAGCTTTATCGTTAGGATGGCACTTGGGGTTATTGATGCATCTTAACGACACACAGAAATGGAAGATAGATACATATAAAAAAATTTGTAAGGAAATCGTTTCAAGTAATAAATTGATAAATAGTGCCGCAACAGAGCCTAATTCTGGTAGTCCTGCAAGAGGAGGGAAGCCAGAAACAATTGCTTCAAAAAAAGATGGAAAATGGGTGATAAATGGTAAGAAAATTTTCACCTCTTTAGCACCTGCTTTAGATTATTTTATTGTACCAGCTACTATTGAAGAAACTGGAGAGATTGGTGATTTTCTTATTCCAAGGTCTCAGAATGGATTAGCCATTGAAGAAACTTGGGATACGTTAGGGATGCGCGGAACACGAAGTGATGATTTAATCCTCAAAGATGTTAAATTGCCAATTGAAGCATTAGTAGAAACGAAACAGAAAAAAGAAAAGCCATTTGCACAAGGCTGGTTACTCCATATTCCCGCTTGTTATAGTGGAATTGCGATTGCAGCCAGGAATGAGGCAGTAGAATTTTCTAAAACATATCAGCCAACTAGTCTAACACATCCAATTAAAGATATTCCTGAGGTTCGTAGAAAAGTAGCTGAAATGGATATAAAATTAATGACTGCGAGGACCCACATGTATTCTATTGCTGAAAAATGGGATTCATGTCCAAGTGGAAGAGCAAAGCTTGCATATGATTTAGCAATCGCAAAGACAATCGTTACGAATATGGCCGTTGAGGTTGTGGATCTTGCAATGAGAATTGTTGGAGGGCAAAGTTTGTTTAGGTCAAATGCTCTTCAAAGACATTATCGTGATGTACGTGCAGGGTTACACAATCCTCCCTCAGATGATATTACGATGAAAATTGTAGCGGATCGAGCGTTTCAAGTTGATTGA
- a CDS encoding aminopeptidase, with translation MSTFQQNLEKYAELAVRVGVNIQQNQNLNINASTEVAEFVRLVVKKAYEAGARNVYVDWHDDVITRTRFELASEESLNDYPEWKAQGLETLAENDGAFMSIISSDPDLLSGIDPKRIAASTKAAGMALTKYRNYLQADKASWTVIAAASKEWAAKVFPEENENKQVEKLWEAIFRTTRVDQADPVQAWKDHNDALHKKVEYLNSKKYKKLHYKATGTDLTIELHDTHTWVGAGSENEKGNFFMANMPTEEVFTVPSRNGVNGIVKSTKPLSYSGNLIDNFSLTFENGRIVDVRAEKGEEVLKQLVDTDEGSHYLGEIALVAHDSPISQSGILFYNTLFDENASNHLAIGNGYAFCVEGGKKMSREELEKVGVNSSITHVDFMIGSADMDIDGILEDGTTEAIFRKGTWTF, from the coding sequence ATGTCTACTTTTCAACAAAATTTAGAAAAATATGCAGAACTAGCTGTTCGCGTAGGTGTAAATATTCAACAAAATCAAAATTTAAACATAAACGCTTCTACCGAGGTAGCTGAATTTGTGCGCCTTGTTGTCAAAAAGGCCTATGAAGCAGGAGCACGAAATGTATATGTTGATTGGCATGATGATGTCATTACAAGAACTCGCTTTGAGCTTGCATCAGAAGAATCATTAAATGATTACCCAGAATGGAAGGCACAAGGATTGGAGACATTAGCAGAAAATGATGGAGCTTTTATGTCCATTATTTCATCTGATCCTGACCTGCTTAGCGGGATTGATCCAAAGCGGATTGCAGCATCAACAAAAGCTGCAGGTATGGCATTAACAAAATATCGCAACTATTTGCAAGCTGATAAAGCAAGCTGGACCGTTATTGCAGCAGCTTCGAAGGAATGGGCTGCTAAAGTATTTCCTGAGGAAAATGAAAATAAACAAGTTGAAAAGCTTTGGGAAGCAATTTTTAGAACAACTCGTGTTGATCAAGCAGACCCTGTTCAGGCATGGAAAGATCATAATGACGCCTTACATAAAAAAGTAGAATACTTAAATAGCAAAAAATATAAAAAACTCCATTATAAAGCGACTGGTACTGATTTAACAATTGAGCTTCATGACACACATACTTGGGTAGGAGCAGGGAGTGAAAATGAAAAGGGAAATTTCTTTATGGCGAATATGCCAACAGAAGAAGTGTTCACTGTTCCATCACGCAATGGAGTAAATGGCATCGTAAAAAGTACGAAACCATTAAGCTATAGCGGAAATCTAATTGATAACTTCTCCCTTACATTTGAAAATGGACGCATCGTCGATGTGAGAGCTGAAAAAGGTGAAGAAGTATTAAAGCAATTAGTTGACACAGATGAGGGTTCTCATTATTTGGGAGAAATAGCTTTAGTTGCACATGATTCACCTATTTCTCAGTCTGGCATCCTTTTTTACAATACATTGTTCGATGAAAATGCCTCTAATCATTTAGCGATTGGAAATGGCTATGCCTTTTGCGTTGAAGGCGGAAAAAAAATGTCTCGTGAAGAGTTGGAAAAAGTCGGGGTGAACTCTAGTATTACTCATGTTGATTTTATGATTGGTTCAGCTGATATGGACATTGACGGGATATTAGAAGATGGAACAACTGAAGCAATATTCCGTAAAGGCACATGGACATTTTAA
- a CDS encoding CobW family GTP-binding protein — protein MKPVEVYILSGFLGAGKTTLLQTILTQEKQQDRKIAVIMNELGEVSIDSNAVPKETPLMELLNGCVCCTIQGQLEVQLENMLKDYELDAIYIETTGVAHPIEVLDACMSPLFADKLAVQAIVTIIDSKRWQDRSHLSIQLRKLLVEQVQHADIVLLNKIDSLTESEKATIVSEIQAINNHGRLLMTEYANIPLAQLQPKQRMKRKQHEEAHVHHTLHMRTYVHTFSKSINLDRFEQFLRDMPDTIYRIKGYLSFTHSKDTYLFQYSYGMPLYLKEQLKMKQTLVFIGENLDHEMLKRKLLLLEEDIDQN, from the coding sequence ATGAAACCTGTTGAGGTTTACATTTTATCCGGTTTTCTCGGAGCCGGCAAAACAACACTTCTACAAACAATACTTACTCAAGAAAAACAACAAGATCGAAAAATTGCGGTCATTATGAATGAGCTTGGAGAAGTTTCTATTGATTCAAATGCTGTACCAAAGGAAACCCCATTAATGGAGCTTTTAAATGGATGTGTATGCTGCACCATTCAAGGACAACTTGAAGTACAGCTTGAAAATATGTTAAAGGATTATGAACTAGATGCCATTTATATTGAAACAACAGGGGTTGCCCACCCGATTGAGGTTCTTGATGCATGTATGTCACCCCTTTTTGCTGACAAACTAGCTGTCCAAGCAATTGTAACAATCATTGATAGTAAACGATGGCAAGATCGTTCACATTTAAGCATTCAATTAAGAAAGCTATTAGTTGAACAAGTTCAACATGCTGATATTGTGCTTTTAAATAAAATAGATAGTCTAACAGAAAGTGAAAAAGCAACGATTGTTTCAGAAATACAAGCTATAAACAATCATGGAAGACTGCTCATGACTGAATATGCCAATATACCATTAGCACAGCTGCAGCCAAAACAAAGAATGAAGAGAAAGCAACATGAAGAAGCACATGTTCATCATACATTACATATGCGGACATATGTCCATACATTTTCGAAATCTATTAATTTAGATCGATTTGAACAATTTTTAAGAGACATGCCTGATACAATCTATCGTATAAAAGGCTATCTCTCCTTTACACATTCGAAGGATACTTATCTATTTCAGTATTCATATGGGATGCCATTGTATTTGAAAGAGCAACTAAAAATGAAACAAACACTTGTTTTTATCGGTGAAAATTTGGACCATGAGATGTTAAAAAGAAAGCTTCTTTTATTAGAAGAAGACATAGATCAAAATTAG
- a CDS encoding ABC-F family ATP-binding cassette domain-containing protein, which produces MIQVTNVSLRFGDRKLFEDVNIKFTPGNCYGLIGANGAGKSTFLKILSGEIEAQSGDVSMAPGERLAVLKQNHFEYEEHEVLKTVIMGHKRLYEVMQEKDAIYMKADFTDEDGMKAAELEGEFAELNGWEAESEAAILLKGLGISEDLHTKKMADLTGGEKVKVLLAQALFGEPDVLLLDEPTNHLDIHAIGWLEEFLINFENTVIVVSHDRHFLNKVCTHIADLDFSKIKIYVGNYDFWYESSQLALKLGSEANKKKEEKIKELQNFIARFSANASKSKQATSRKKLLDKITLDDIQPSSRRYPYVHFTPEREIGNDVLRVEGISKTIDGVKVLDNISFIMNKEDKIALVGRDEIAITTLFKILAGEMEPDSGTFKWGVTTSQAYFPKDNSEYFTGSEQSLVDWLRQYSPNDQSESFLRGFLGRMLFSGEEVMKKPSVLSGGEKVRCMLSKMMLSGSNVLLLEEPTNHLDLESITALNNGLTAYKGAMIFSSHDHQFVQTIANRIIEVTPNGTVDKQMTYDEFLEDATVQKQVKELYA; this is translated from the coding sequence ATGATTCAAGTTACGAATGTTAGCTTACGATTCGGTGATCGCAAGCTTTTTGAAGATGTTAATATTAAGTTTACTCCGGGGAACTGCTACGGTTTAATTGGTGCGAATGGTGCAGGAAAATCCACGTTTTTAAAAATATTATCTGGTGAAATTGAAGCACAATCAGGTGATGTTAGCATGGCTCCTGGTGAGCGTTTAGCTGTGTTAAAACAAAATCACTTTGAATACGAAGAGCATGAAGTTCTTAAAACAGTTATTATGGGCCATAAACGTCTTTATGAAGTTATGCAAGAAAAAGATGCCATTTATATGAAAGCTGACTTTACAGATGAAGATGGTATGAAGGCTGCTGAATTAGAAGGTGAATTCGCTGAGCTAAATGGTTGGGAAGCAGAAAGTGAAGCAGCTATTTTATTAAAGGGTCTTGGCATTTCAGAGGATCTTCATACAAAGAAAATGGCTGATTTAACTGGTGGAGAGAAGGTAAAGGTTCTTTTAGCCCAAGCTCTTTTCGGTGAACCTGATGTCCTATTACTGGACGAGCCTACGAACCATCTTGACATTCATGCGATAGGTTGGCTTGAAGAGTTTTTAATTAACTTTGAAAATACCGTTATCGTTGTTTCACATGACCGTCATTTCCTAAATAAAGTTTGTACACATATCGCTGATTTAGACTTTTCTAAAATCAAGATTTATGTTGGTAACTATGATTTCTGGTACGAATCAAGTCAATTGGCACTTAAATTAGGTTCTGAAGCAAATAAGAAAAAAGAAGAGAAAATTAAAGAGCTTCAAAATTTTATTGCTAGATTTAGTGCAAATGCTTCTAAATCGAAACAGGCAACATCTCGTAAAAAGTTATTAGATAAGATTACATTAGACGATATTCAACCATCTTCACGTCGCTATCCATATGTTCATTTCACACCTGAACGAGAAATTGGTAATGATGTATTACGTGTAGAAGGTATTTCTAAAACAATCGATGGTGTGAAAGTATTAGATAATATTAGCTTTATTATGAACAAAGAAGATAAAATTGCACTTGTAGGCCGTGATGAAATTGCGATTACAACTCTATTCAAAATTTTAGCAGGTGAAATGGAGCCTGACAGTGGAACATTTAAATGGGGTGTTACAACATCACAAGCTTATTTTCCAAAGGATAATAGTGAATATTTCACTGGTTCTGAACAAAGTCTTGTTGATTGGTTACGTCAATACTCTCCAAATGATCAAAGTGAAAGCTTTTTACGTGGTTTCTTAGGACGTATGCTTTTCTCTGGCGAGGAAGTAATGAAAAAGCCAAGTGTATTATCAGGGGGAGAGAAAGTACGTTGTATGCTTTCTAAAATGATGTTAAGTGGTTCAAATGTTCTTTTACTAGAAGAGCCAACAAACCACTTGGATCTTGAATCAATTACAGCTTTAAACAATGGTTTGACAGCTTATAAAGGTGCAATGATTTTCAGTTCGCATGACCATCAATTTGTTCAAACGATTGCGAATCGAATTATTGAAGTAACACCAAATGGAACGGTAGATAAACAAATGACTTATGATGAGTTCTTAGAAGATGCAACAGTACAAAAACAAGTGAAAGAATTATACGCATAA